In the Paraflavitalea devenefica genome, one interval contains:
- a CDS encoding metallophosphoesterase has protein sequence MRNAGFIWFLIGFMILLDIYVYQAIRVVAPSSPRMRLIVISVYWFLSVVSVAMIFIMPYSNAATWPKWIRNYVFVIVIGLIVSKLLASLFIAVDDIRRAGAWVISRFPGNTTAATARSGGITRSAFLSWLSLAAGGGLFGTLLYGFNNKYRYQVNKLQLAFENLPSAFKGLKIVHISDIHSGSFTDRKAVEKGIEKIMQQQPDLILFTGDLVNDRATEMEEYKEVFSRLKAPMGVYSTLGNHDYGDYVHWDSAVVKAANLESLKSVHGAMGWRLLMNEHVVLEKDGQQIALLGIENWSARGNFPKYGKMHEAHPGTEQYAFKILMSHDPSHWEAEVLDKYKDVDLMLAGHTHGMQFGLEVPGFKWSPVQYMYKQWAGLYEADKQKLYVNRGFGFIGYPGRVGILPEITLLELV, from the coding sequence ATGCGTAATGCTGGCTTTATCTGGTTCCTGATCGGTTTTATGATCCTGTTGGATATTTATGTATACCAGGCGATCAGGGTGGTCGCTCCTTCCTCACCACGGATGCGGCTGATTGTAATATCTGTTTACTGGTTCCTTTCGGTCGTTTCTGTAGCGATGATTTTTATAATGCCTTACAGCAATGCTGCTACCTGGCCTAAATGGATCCGGAATTATGTATTTGTGATCGTGATCGGGCTGATCGTGAGTAAGCTGCTGGCCTCCCTGTTTATTGCGGTGGATGATATCCGTCGTGCAGGCGCCTGGGTTATCAGCCGGTTCCCGGGTAATACCACTGCTGCTACCGCCCGTTCAGGCGGGATTACGCGCTCTGCCTTTTTGAGCTGGCTGAGCCTTGCTGCCGGGGGCGGCTTATTTGGCACCCTGTTGTATGGTTTTAACAATAAGTATCGCTACCAGGTGAATAAGCTGCAACTGGCTTTTGAGAATCTTCCTTCGGCCTTTAAAGGATTGAAGATTGTGCATATTTCCGATATCCATTCCGGCAGTTTTACCGACCGGAAGGCGGTAGAGAAAGGAATTGAAAAGATTATGCAGCAGCAGCCCGATCTTATTTTGTTTACCGGCGACCTGGTGAATGACCGCGCTACTGAAATGGAAGAGTACAAGGAGGTTTTCAGCAGGTTAAAAGCGCCGATGGGCGTGTATTCTACGCTGGGTAACCATGATTATGGTGATTATGTTCATTGGGATAGCGCCGTCGTAAAAGCTGCCAACCTGGAAAGCCTGAAGTCTGTACATGGCGCCATGGGCTGGCGTTTGCTGATGAATGAGCATGTGGTACTGGAAAAGGATGGGCAGCAGATTGCCCTGCTGGGGATTGAGAACTGGAGCGCCCGTGGCAATTTCCCCAAGTATGGTAAGATGCATGAGGCGCATCCGGGCACTGAGCAATATGCTTTCAAGATACTGATGAGCCATGATCCCAGCCATTGGGAGGCAGAGGTGCTGGACAAGTATAAGGATGTAGACCTGATGCTGGCCGGGCATACACACGGTATGCAGTTTGGACTGGAGGTCCCCGGTTTTAAATGGAGCCCTGTGCAGTATATGTATAAACAGTGGGCGGGATTGTATGAAGCAGATAAACAGAAGTTGTATGTAAACCGTGGTTTTGGATTTATCGGTTACCCGGGCAGGGTGGGTATTTTGCCGGAGATAACCCTTCTTGAACTTGTGTAA
- a CDS encoding PhzF family phenazine biosynthesis protein → MKTKSDKKGTVLQAPEYAPVKENEQVLWSLGITPDHIAALPMIVNTGTAFLVLEVRNKEVLQSLRPVAIPLRLLLEQYGLAGYCVFCRHTGGQADATACIFTASPQEPASLYQVPAAGALACYLYDIVMIKKEEMVISLGYCPRPDVMTRLVVHLHLQEGKIFSLQPVADEPVH, encoded by the coding sequence ATGAAAACGAAAAGTGACAAGAAGGGTACTGTTCTACAGGCCCCCGAGTATGCCCCTGTAAAAGAAAATGAGCAGGTATTGTGGTCGCTGGGTATTACCCCCGATCATATTGCCGCCCTGCCCATGATCGTAAATACCGGCACTGCTTTCCTGGTGCTGGAAGTACGGAATAAGGAAGTACTGCAATCCCTGCGACCTGTTGCCATCCCCCTGCGCCTGTTATTGGAGCAATATGGCCTGGCCGGGTATTGTGTTTTTTGCCGTCATACCGGCGGGCAGGCTGATGCCACCGCCTGCATTTTTACCGCTTCGCCGCAGGAGCCTGCCAGCCTTTACCAAGTTCCGGCTGCCGGGGCCCTGGCCTGCTATCTGTATGATATTGTGATGATTAAGAAGGAGGAAATGGTTATTTCCCTGGGTTATTGCCCCAGGCCCGACGTTATGACCCGTCTTGTTGTTCACCTGCATCTGCAGGAGGGAAAGATCTTTTCGCTGCAACCTGTAGCAGATGAGCCGGTCCATTAA
- a CDS encoding response regulator has protein sequence MKMKLKPKYLIAIIVLFLVVFIATGIFLQTRLESSLASGDPRTASVLTISRILTSISVAAILFLSVVVIRRLQRQQALIKELEQAHTNELQARQNLEKVSADIYDLYNNAPCGYHSLDKDGYISAINQTELNWIGYKKEEVVGKMLFTDVLDEASAEILKKRFPQFKKNGELRELRLNMVNKEGFIIPISLSAIAIYNEQDEYISSRSTVFDVSEQEKIEDELKEAKRRADESARVKEQFLANMSHEIRTPINSVIGFTNLLQKTSLTPEQEHFVHLVQSASESLLTIINDILDISKIEAGMLRIEKSPFSLRGLCSSLETMFQHRVKEKRLSFTIHIQESIPDTLTGDAVRLTQILVNLISNAIKFTQEGGISIIVIPVKETDTRVRLRFSVKDSGIGILADKLDTIFERFEQGETNTTRKYGGTGLGLSIVRNLIQLQQGNIAVKSDAGGTEFLFELEYEILPMTDDQKNIQYPHFAEAGNGLFEGVKILIVEDNQMNQLLMKHTFQSWHLNFELAENGQQAVEKLNREKYDLVLLDIQMPVMDGYIAARTIRNDLKSNIPIIAMTAHAMAGEREKCLSHGMNDYISKPIQEKELLGLLKKYLARQKHTFEFLKASLHYINLDFLYDLVMGNSAFLNNIIRQFLNQFPGEMDALREAVEKKQVKQIGTLAHHIQSTVSVFGRNTPFFRQLEKIEQLAKAKSNPVTLAAEFNKLDDYKQLVLKEINQLLIHNVL, from the coding sequence ATGAAAATGAAATTAAAGCCCAAATATCTTATTGCGATCATTGTTCTATTCTTAGTGGTATTCATAGCTACCGGCATCTTTCTGCAAACAAGGCTGGAAAGCTCACTGGCGTCTGGCGATCCGCGGACCGCATCGGTATTGACCATCAGCCGCATCCTTACTTCCATCTCCGTTGCCGCCATCCTTTTTCTGAGCGTAGTGGTCATACGCCGCCTGCAACGCCAGCAGGCGCTTATCAAAGAACTGGAGCAGGCCCATACCAACGAACTGCAGGCACGCCAGAACCTGGAAAAAGTTTCCGCCGATATCTATGACCTTTACAACAATGCGCCCTGCGGTTATCACTCGCTCGACAAAGATGGTTACATCAGCGCCATTAACCAGACAGAACTCAACTGGATAGGGTATAAAAAAGAAGAAGTAGTAGGAAAAATGTTGTTTACAGATGTGTTGGATGAAGCCAGCGCCGAAATATTGAAAAAACGCTTTCCCCAGTTCAAGAAAAACGGAGAACTCAGGGAGCTTCGTTTAAACATGGTCAACAAAGAAGGGTTCATCATACCCATATCGCTCAGCGCCATTGCCATCTACAACGAACAGGACGAATACATATCCAGCCGCTCCACCGTCTTTGACGTCTCTGAACAGGAAAAAATAGAAGATGAACTAAAAGAAGCCAAACGCCGGGCCGATGAATCGGCCCGGGTAAAAGAACAGTTCCTGGCCAATATGAGTCATGAAATACGAACGCCTATCAACTCAGTCATCGGCTTTACCAACCTGTTACAGAAAACATCGCTTACGCCCGAACAGGAGCATTTCGTACACCTCGTACAATCCGCCAGTGAAAGCCTGCTTACTATCATCAATGATATCCTCGACATTTCTAAAATAGAAGCTGGTATGCTCCGTATTGAAAAAAGCCCCTTCAGCCTTCGTGGCCTCTGCAGTTCCCTCGAAACCATGTTCCAGCACAGGGTAAAAGAAAAAAGGCTTTCCTTTACCATCCATATACAGGAAAGCATTCCAGACACGCTTACCGGCGATGCAGTACGCCTTACCCAGATCCTGGTAAACCTCATCAGCAATGCGATCAAATTTACCCAGGAAGGTGGCATCAGCATCATCGTCATACCGGTAAAAGAAACCGATACCCGGGTACGCCTCCGGTTCTCCGTAAAAGACAGCGGCATTGGCATTTTAGCCGATAAGCTCGATACTATCTTCGAACGTTTTGAACAGGGAGAAACCAATACTACCCGGAAATACGGGGGTACCGGCCTCGGCTTATCCATCGTGCGCAACCTCATTCAACTGCAGCAAGGCAACATCGCCGTAAAAAGCGACGCAGGCGGCACAGAATTTTTATTCGAACTTGAATATGAAATATTACCCATGACCGACGACCAAAAGAACATACAATACCCCCACTTCGCAGAAGCAGGTAACGGGTTATTTGAAGGTGTTAAGATCCTCATCGTAGAAGACAACCAAATGAACCAGCTACTCATGAAACATACCTTCCAAAGCTGGCACCTCAACTTTGAACTGGCAGAGAACGGACAACAGGCAGTGGAAAAACTGAACCGCGAAAAATATGACCTCGTATTGCTGGATATCCAGATGCCTGTCATGGACGGCTACATCGCTGCCAGGACCATCCGCAATGACCTTAAAAGCAATATTCCCATCATTGCCATGACGGCGCATGCCATGGCCGGTGAAAGGGAAAAATGCCTCAGTCATGGCATGAACGACTACATTTCCAAGCCTATCCAGGAGAAAGAACTGCTGGGCCTGTTGAAAAAATACCTGGCCCGTCAAAAACACACCTTTGAATTCCTGAAGGCCAGCCTGCATTACATCAACCTCGACTTCCTGTATGACCTCGTCATGGGCAACAGCGCCTTCCTCAACAACATTATCCGCCAGTTCCTTAACCAGTTTCCCGGAGAAATGGACGCCCTCAGGGAGGCAGTAGAGAAAAAACAGGTTAAGCAAATTGGTACCCTCGCCCACCATATTCAATCCACCGTCTCTGTATTTGGGCGCAATACCCCCTTCTTTCGCCAACTGGAGAAAATAGAGCAACTGGCCAAGGCCAAATCCAATCCGGTCACTTTAGCCGCAGAGTTCAATAAACTCGATGATTATAAGCAACTTGTATTAAAAGAGATCAACCAGCTACTCATCCACAACGTTTTGTAG
- a CDS encoding porin family protein: MKKKSLALLTIALALTTVTFAQGFHLGFKAGANIFKVDGKSFNDEFKFGYNLGAFAEINFSNKWGVQPELLWNQTNYRTGDNFDDLYPGGKNDVEGKLNYISIPILLTYRPVKIFSLQAGPQFGILTSQDKDLLGETKEAFKSGDFSMLGGAQLNLGALRVGGRYVVGLTDINDIDNRDKWKNQGFQLYLGLTIL, translated from the coding sequence ATGAAAAAGAAATCACTGGCATTGTTAACAATCGCATTGGCCCTTACCACAGTCACCTTTGCCCAGGGTTTTCACCTTGGCTTCAAAGCAGGCGCCAACATTTTTAAGGTAGATGGTAAATCCTTTAACGACGAATTCAAATTTGGTTATAACCTGGGAGCTTTTGCTGAAATCAACTTTAGCAATAAATGGGGTGTTCAACCAGAGCTTTTATGGAATCAAACCAATTACCGTACCGGTGATAATTTTGATGACCTGTATCCCGGTGGTAAGAATGATGTAGAAGGTAAGCTGAATTATATCAGTATTCCCATCCTGCTCACTTACCGGCCCGTTAAAATTTTCTCTTTACAGGCCGGTCCTCAATTCGGTATTTTAACCAGCCAGGATAAAGACCTGCTGGGTGAAACCAAAGAAGCTTTTAAAAGCGGCGATTTCTCTATGCTGGGCGGCGCTCAACTGAACCTGGGTGCACTGCGCGTAGGTGGTCGTTATGTAGTTGGTTTAACTGATATTAATGATATTGACAACAGGGATAAATGGAAGAACCAGGGATTCCAGTTGTACCTGGGATTAACGATCTTGTAA
- a CDS encoding DoxX family protein, translating to MQQRLLATTNNYNWLILRVSLGVVMLGHGLQKAFGWFGGYGWNNTMGYFTGTVGLPAWLSALVILIESLGALLLLIGFAGRINAALMAIVMAGAFFVDHLPNGFFMNWFGSNKGEGYEFDILFWAIAIVITINGSGKFSVDRWLTTRTGTATQRKTINRPAVQ from the coding sequence ATGCAACAGCGATTATTAGCAACTACCAACAATTACAACTGGCTTATATTACGGGTATCCCTGGGAGTGGTCATGCTGGGACATGGACTTCAGAAAGCGTTCGGATGGTTTGGCGGCTATGGCTGGAACAATACCATGGGCTATTTTACCGGCACCGTGGGATTACCCGCCTGGCTCAGCGCACTCGTCATTCTCATTGAATCGTTAGGCGCTCTCCTATTGCTCATCGGTTTTGCCGGCAGGATCAATGCAGCCCTCATGGCCATCGTAATGGCGGGCGCTTTCTTTGTAGATCACCTGCCCAATGGTTTCTTCATGAACTGGTTTGGCAGCAACAAAGGAGAAGGGTATGAATTTGACATCCTCTTCTGGGCCATTGCCATCGTCATTACCATCAATGGCAGCGGGAAATTTTCGGTAGACAGGTGGCTGACTACCCGTACCGGTACAGCAACACAGCGCAAAACAATTAACAGGCCGGCAGTACAATAA
- a CDS encoding LytR/AlgR family response regulator transcription factor, with amino-acid sequence MKCLIVDDNDMARLMLSQLVTQTGLLEVTGECRDAMEAHQYISRNFPDLVFLDIEMPGMNGIELLKSLPKKPLIIFTTSNKDYALEAFELNVIDYLLKPVTLPRLLQAIDKAREVMRRDNTEVNNIDDDYIFIRDNGALKKVKLEDILWIEAMGDYIKIYTPGKWHIVHTTLKAVEEKIRSPRLMRIHRSYIVALDKIDSIEDGALNIMNTPIPVAESYRSQLMKKLKLL; translated from the coding sequence ATGAAGTGCCTCATAGTCGATGATAACGATATGGCCAGGCTCATGCTTAGCCAACTGGTTACCCAGACAGGCCTGCTGGAAGTAACGGGAGAATGCCGGGACGCTATGGAAGCACACCAATACATTTCCCGCAACTTTCCCGATTTGGTATTCCTTGACATTGAAATGCCTGGTATGAACGGCATTGAACTGTTGAAATCCCTGCCCAAAAAACCGCTGATCATTTTCACCACTTCCAACAAAGACTACGCACTGGAAGCATTTGAATTAAATGTAATAGATTACCTGCTCAAACCCGTCACCTTACCCCGCCTGCTGCAGGCCATTGATAAAGCCCGTGAAGTTATGCGCCGGGACAATACCGAGGTCAATAACATAGATGATGATTACATTTTCATACGCGACAATGGCGCCCTCAAAAAAGTGAAGCTGGAAGACATATTATGGATTGAAGCAATGGGTGACTACATCAAGATATATACCCCCGGCAAATGGCATATTGTACATACCACCCTTAAAGCCGTAGAAGAAAAAATACGCTCCCCCAGGCTCATGCGTATCCACCGCAGTTACATCGTGGCGCTTGACAAAATTGATAGCATAGAAGATGGTGCACTTAACATCATGAACACCCCCATACCCGTCGCCGAAAGCTATCGTAGCCAGCTCATGAAGAAACTGAAACTGTTATAA
- a CDS encoding Crp/Fnr family transcriptional regulator — MYNLILKNIARFIQLTPEETARFTAVLKPRTLRKRQYLVQAGDIFRYECFVNKGSLRTYHIDNSGQEHIVMFAFEDWWTGDMYSFLSGQPALYHVEAMEDCELLTIEKSQLEQLYTDIPKFDRFYRILLQNAYIAMQRRLSENMSLSAEERYLNFINRYPQFEQRLSLKQIASYLGITPESLSRIRRQIAGKP; from the coding sequence ATGTATAATCTTATTCTCAAAAACATTGCCCGCTTCATACAACTCACGCCGGAAGAAACAGCACGCTTTACAGCGGTCCTTAAACCCCGCACCCTGCGTAAAAGGCAGTACCTGGTGCAGGCTGGTGATATATTCCGCTACGAATGCTTTGTGAACAAGGGTTCCCTCCGTACCTACCATATAGACAACAGCGGCCAGGAGCATATTGTTATGTTTGCTTTTGAAGACTGGTGGACGGGCGATATGTACAGTTTCCTGAGCGGGCAGCCCGCTTTATACCATGTAGAGGCCATGGAAGATTGTGAATTGCTTACTATTGAGAAAAGTCAACTGGAACAATTGTACACAGATATACCCAAATTTGATCGTTTCTACCGCATTTTGCTACAGAATGCCTATATAGCCATGCAGCGCCGCCTCAGTGAAAACATGAGCCTTTCCGCCGAAGAACGTTACCTCAACTTCATCAACCGGTATCCGCAATTTGAACAACGTCTTTCGCTCAAACAGATCGCTTCCTACCTGGGCATCACTCCTGAATCACTCAGTCGCATCCGCCGCCAGATAGCCGGCAAACCATAA
- the lon gene encoding endopeptidase La, producing MSSIKEPSILFQPEDDMDFIPIIPLNENEGDNGPEVVIPSELPLLPLRNTVLFPGVVLPITVGRDKSIKAINDAYKADKLVGVVAQKDSDVEDPTVSDLEDIGTVARIIKLIKMPDGGTTVIIQGKKRFKIAGILTDDPYFKAQISLLEEDDIANKPEDFEAYVSNIKDLATQIIQLSPNIPSDAAIILKNIENPSFLIHFISSNLNTELIEKQKLLEMNNIEARADLLMQLLQRELQFAELKNKVTTKTKTELDKQQREYFLQQQMKSIKEELGGDTNDREIREMKNKAENTKWSEAAREMFKKGIEKLERMHPSTPDYSVVYNHLDLMLDLPWGIYTKDLYDLKKARKVLDHDHYGMNKVKERILEYLAVLKLKGDMKSPILCFIGPPGIGKTSLGRSIASAIERKYVRISLGGLHDESEIRGHRKTYIGAMPGRIVQSLRKIKSSNPVVILDEIDKVGTDFRGDPSSALLEVLDPEQNHTFYDNYLELEYDLSKVLFIATANDINNIQPALRDRLEIIDLSGYAVEEKIEIAKRHLLPKQKEAHGLKDINFKIGDKVLEKIVQDYTRESGVRELDRYLASVMRYEAKEYAIKGKVKSTLTANDIEKILGKPRFSNEIYKVANMPGVAVGLAWTYVGGDILFVETSLSDGKGELKLTGNLGNVMKESATTALTWLQSNAKKVDIDSHIFEKKTIHVHVPEGAVPKDGPSAGITMMSAICSAVTGRRIKPYLAMTGEITLRGQVLPVGGIKEKVLAARRAGLKEVILCWQNEKDIQEIDSNFIKGLKFHFVKTMQQVLELALV from the coding sequence ATGAGTAGTATAAAAGAACCCTCGATATTGTTTCAGCCCGAAGATGATATGGATTTTATCCCCATAATCCCTCTGAATGAAAATGAAGGTGATAACGGCCCTGAAGTAGTTATTCCAAGCGAATTGCCACTATTGCCACTGAGAAATACGGTGTTGTTTCCCGGGGTGGTATTACCCATCACGGTGGGGCGCGATAAGAGCATTAAGGCGATCAATGATGCTTATAAGGCTGACAAATTGGTAGGCGTAGTGGCGCAAAAAGACAGTGATGTGGAAGACCCTACTGTCAGCGACCTGGAAGATATTGGTACCGTAGCGAGAATTATTAAACTGATTAAGATGCCCGATGGGGGCACCACGGTGATCATACAAGGAAAAAAGCGTTTTAAAATAGCCGGCATCCTTACCGATGACCCTTATTTCAAGGCGCAGATCAGTTTACTGGAAGAAGATGATATAGCCAATAAGCCGGAGGATTTTGAGGCTTATGTGTCCAATATCAAGGACCTGGCCACGCAGATCATCCAGTTATCCCCGAATATTCCTTCAGATGCCGCTATTATTTTAAAGAATATTGAGAATCCTTCTTTCCTGATCCATTTTATTTCCAGCAATCTTAATACGGAGTTGATAGAGAAGCAAAAGTTGCTGGAAATGAATAATATAGAAGCCAGGGCCGATCTGCTGATGCAGTTACTGCAACGCGAGTTGCAGTTTGCAGAGCTGAAGAATAAGGTGACTACGAAGACGAAGACGGAACTGGATAAACAGCAGCGGGAGTATTTCCTGCAGCAGCAGATGAAGAGCATCAAAGAGGAATTGGGCGGCGATACGAATGACCGGGAGATCAGGGAGATGAAGAACAAGGCAGAAAATACGAAGTGGTCCGAAGCTGCCCGGGAGATGTTCAAGAAGGGGATTGAGAAGCTGGAGCGTATGCATCCCAGCACGCCTGATTATTCGGTGGTATATAATCACCTTGACCTGATGCTTGACCTGCCCTGGGGCATTTATACAAAAGACCTGTATGACCTGAAGAAAGCCAGGAAGGTACTTGACCATGACCATTATGGCATGAATAAGGTGAAAGAACGTATCCTGGAATACCTGGCAGTACTCAAGCTGAAGGGTGATATGAAGAGCCCGATCCTTTGTTTTATTGGTCCTCCGGGTATTGGTAAAACCTCGCTGGGGCGCAGTATTGCCAGCGCTATTGAGCGTAAGTATGTACGCATCAGCCTGGGCGGATTGCATGACGAAAGTGAGATCAGGGGGCACCGTAAGACGTATATCGGCGCTATGCCCGGCCGTATTGTTCAATCGCTCCGCAAGATAAAATCTTCTAATCCTGTAGTGATCCTTGATGAGATTGATAAGGTAGGGACTGATTTCCGGGGCGACCCTTCTTCCGCTTTACTGGAAGTACTGGACCCCGAGCAGAACCATACTTTTTATGATAATTACCTCGAACTGGAATATGATCTGAGCAAGGTGTTGTTTATCGCCACGGCGAATGACATTAATAATATTCAACCGGCATTGCGCGACCGCCTGGAGATTATTGACCTCAGTGGTTACGCTGTGGAAGAGAAGATCGAGATCGCCAAACGTCACCTGCTGCCCAAGCAGAAAGAAGCGCATGGATTGAAGGATATCAATTTCAAGATAGGTGATAAGGTGCTGGAAAAGATTGTCCAGGATTATACCAGGGAGAGCGGCGTACGGGAACTGGACCGTTACCTGGCGTCGGTAATGCGCTATGAAGCAAAGGAATATGCTATTAAGGGCAAAGTAAAGAGTACACTTACAGCCAATGATATAGAGAAGATACTGGGTAAGCCCCGCTTCAGCAATGAAATATACAAGGTGGCCAATATGCCCGGTGTGGCAGTTGGTTTGGCCTGGACGTATGTAGGCGGTGATATCCTGTTTGTGGAAACCAGCCTTAGTGACGGCAAAGGAGAGTTGAAGCTGACCGGCAACCTGGGTAATGTGATGAAGGAAAGCGCTACCACTGCACTGACCTGGCTGCAATCGAATGCCAAAAAGGTGGATATTGACAGTCACATTTTTGAAAAGAAAACGATCCATGTGCATGTACCGGAAGGCGCTGTGCCCAAGGATGGACCCAGTGCGGGCATTACGATGATGTCGGCTATCTGCTCGGCTGTAACCGGCAGGCGCATAAAGCCTTACCTGGCCATGACAGGTGAGATCACTTTACGGGGACAGGTATTGCCGGTAGGTGGTATTAAGGAGAAGGTATTGGCAGCCCGCCGTGCAGGACTAAAGGAGGTTATCCTCTGCTGGCAGAATGAAAAAGATATCCAGGAGATAGATTCCAATTTTATCAAGGGATTGAAGTTCCATTTTGTGAAGACGATGCAGCAGGTGCTGGAACTGGCGCTGGTATAA